Proteins encoded in a region of the Rutidosis leptorrhynchoides isolate AG116_Rl617_1_P2 chromosome 9, CSIRO_AGI_Rlap_v1, whole genome shotgun sequence genome:
- the LOC139867346 gene encoding NDR1/HIN1-like protein 6, giving the protein MAEKVYPASKPSAGPTPSAGNPSFPASKAQLYNHNRPVYRPQPRRSRRSCCCSLCLWLTCIIIILLLLIAVASGVVYVLYRPHRPTFAVASLHVTQFNLTSSNKLTTNFNFTGSARNPNKKITFDYDPVTVSFKSDDVNVGDGTIAAFTMPKKNTTMLRTVTSVNGVSVDDNSQLKSDLKSKKSLQLRIQLDTKVKVKIGSIKAKKLPIRVTCDGIKAAVPTGKTATAATVSDAKCKVDLRIKIWKWTI; this is encoded by the coding sequence ATGGCTGAAAAAGTCTATCCTGCTTCAAAACCCTCCGCCGGTCCCACTCCCTCCGCCGGAAATCCTTCGTTTCCGGCCAGCAAAGCACAGCTCTACAACCACAATCGTCCAGTCTACCGTCCACAACCTCGCCGGAGCCGCCGTAGCTGCTGCTGTTCATTATGTCTCTGGCTCACATGCATTATCATTATCCTGCTACTGCTCATCGCCGTGGCCAGCGGCGTTGTGTACGTTCTCTACCGTCCGCATCGACCGACGTTCGCGGTCGCGTCTCTACACGTCACTCAATTTAATCTGACGTCATCGAATAAACTAACGACGAATTTCAATTTCACCGGAAGTGCAAGAAACCCTAACAAGAAGATTACGTTCGATTACGATCCAGTTACCGTTAGTTTTAAATCGGATGACGTTAACGTCGGTGACGGAACGATAGCGGCGTTTACTATGCCGAAGAAGAATACGACGATGTTACGAACAGTTACGTCTGTTAACGGAGTTAGTGTTGATGATAACAGTCAATTGAAATCAGATCTGAAGAGCAAAAAGAGTTTACAATTGAGAATTCAACTTGATACgaaagtcaaagtcaaaattggAAGTATTAAGGCGAAGAAACTGCCGATCAGAGTTACGTGTGACGGAATTAAGGCTGCAGTACCGACCGGAAAAACAGCAACGGCGGCAACGGTGTCTGATGCGAAATGTAAAGTGGATCTACGAATTAAGATCTGGAAATGGACGATCTGA